In the Candidatus Zixiibacteriota bacterium genome, one interval contains:
- a CDS encoding ATP-binding protein — MKISVASGKGGTGKTTIATNLAVAIGRMGKTVAYLDCDVEEPNGHLFLKPEIKEQIDVTVPVPRVDLDKCTLCGDCSAACEYHAIAVLGKTVEVFDSLCHGCGGCLDVCPEDAIEEIPRTIGQINRGVGMGVEFLEGRLNVGEAISPPVTKALRKLGTTSSVVIIDAPPGTSCPVIEAIKDTDFVILITEPTPFGLNDLKLAVGMVREIGLSYGVVINRSDIGDSRTHEYCRQEKIDILMNIPFDRQVAETYSRGDMMLDVNSQYDKNLYDLYQIIAERVNHDGTDRSQR, encoded by the coding sequence TTGAAAATATCTGTCGCCAGCGGTAAAGGTGGTACCGGAAAAACAACGATTGCCACCAATTTGGCCGTTGCGATTGGTCGGATGGGTAAGACCGTTGCCTACCTTGATTGCGATGTCGAGGAACCGAACGGTCATTTGTTCCTGAAGCCGGAGATCAAGGAACAGATCGATGTTACTGTTCCGGTTCCCCGAGTTGATCTCGATAAGTGCACTCTATGTGGTGATTGTTCCGCAGCCTGCGAGTATCACGCTATCGCCGTACTGGGAAAAACAGTGGAGGTCTTTGATTCACTTTGTCATGGTTGCGGGGGATGCCTTGATGTTTGCCCGGAAGATGCCATCGAAGAAATCCCCAGAACTATCGGACAGATCAATCGTGGAGTTGGGATGGGAGTCGAGTTCCTTGAGGGACGTCTGAATGTCGGAGAAGCGATATCACCTCCCGTTACGAAGGCTCTGCGGAAGCTTGGTACGACATCCAGTGTAGTCATTATCGACGCTCCCCCCGGTACATCCTGTCCGGTCATTGAAGCAATCAAAGACACAGATTTCGTGATATTGATAACCGAACCCACACCATTTGGATTGAACGATCTTAAACTGGCAGTCGGGATGGTGCGTGAGATCGGCCTGTCATATGGCGTCGTGATCAATCGTTCAGATATTGGTGATAGCAGAACTCACGAATATTGTCGGCAAGAGAAGATCGATATTCTAATGAACATTCCCTTTGACCGTCAGGTTGCTGAAACATACTCGCGTGGAGACATGATGCTTGATGTCAACTCACAGTATGATAAGAACCTGTACGATCTTTACCAGATCATAGCAGAACGGGTTAATCATGACGGAACTGATCGTAGTCAGCGGTAA
- a CDS encoding DUF5320 domain-containing protein, translating into MPGGDKTGPSGDGPMTGRGVGFCAGNDVSGNQNPSPGRFGRGRGGGQGRGGGQGRRRGGGQGKGGGQGLGPGTECVCLNCGVTVPHQQGMPCIETDCPKCGQKMTRQ; encoded by the coding sequence ATGCCAGGTGGAGACAAAACCGGACCGTCAGGTGACGGACCAATGACAGGACGAGGCGTCGGTTTTTGTGCCGGCAACGATGTATCAGGAAATCAGAATCCTTCTCCCGGACGCTTTGGTCGTGGTCGGGGCGGAGGACAAGGTAGAGGTGGTGGTCAGGGTCGCAGACGTGGTGGCGGACAAGGCAAAGGTGGCGGGCAAGGCCTCGGCCCCGGTACCGAATGTGTCTGCCTGAACTGCGGTGTGACTGTTCCGCATCAGCAAGGCATGCCCTGCATTGAGACAGACTGCCCGAAGTGTGGCCAGAAAATGACGAGGCAGTAA
- a CDS encoding NifB/NifX family molybdenum-iron cluster-binding protein, with protein sequence MRIAVTSQGTDLASKVDPRFGRALYFLVFDTTDESVEVVENSQNVNAAQGAGIQAAENIAKKNVDIVVAGNFGPKAFRALEVAKIKVALWADGTVAEAIEQVRNDKLKICDKANVEGHWM encoded by the coding sequence ATGAGGATAGCAGTTACATCACAAGGTACAGATTTGGCTAGCAAGGTTGATCCACGATTTGGCCGGGCGTTGTATTTCCTGGTATTTGATACGACTGACGAGAGCGTTGAAGTTGTTGAGAATAGCCAGAACGTAAATGCCGCGCAGGGAGCCGGTATCCAGGCAGCCGAAAACATTGCAAAGAAAAACGTCGACATCGTTGTTGCCGGCAATTTCGGTCCGAAAGCGTTTCGAGCTCTGGAAGTAGCAAAAATCAAGGTCGCCCTCTGGGCAGATGGGACCGTTGCAGAGGCGATTGAGCAGGTTCGGAATGACAAACTCAAGATATGCGACAAAGCCAATGTTGAAGGACACTGGATGTGA
- a CDS encoding sigma 54-interacting transcriptional regulator — protein sequence MANTSIDTTKIILDSIADGVFTIDREWLITSFNRAAEEITGILKEEAIGQRCSDVFHASICETSCALKETLESGKPVINRTAFIIDAEGNRVPISISAAVLKNKNGDIIGGVETFRDLSTIEELRLELEKKYSFHDIISKNSEMLRIFDVLPSIAESDSTVLIEGETGTGKELIARALHDLSLRKDNPFVAVNCGAIPDTLLESELFGYKAGAFTDARRDKPGRFAKAETGTIFLDEIADVSPALQVRLLRVIQERTYEPLGATESVPADVRIVAASNKNLENLVQSGEFREDLFYRINVILITLPPLRKRKEDIPMLTNHFIRRLSNLRKKLITDISPDALAALVSHNYPGNIRELENIIERAFVLCRGTTIEIDDLPDKISHRDERASAKISSMDDIEAAFITEALKRNNWNRKQTAEELGMHKTTLWRKMKKLGISNPD from the coding sequence ATGGCAAATACAAGTATAGATACCACCAAGATAATTCTCGACTCAATCGCCGATGGTGTTTTCACGATTGATCGCGAGTGGCTGATAACTTCTTTCAATCGGGCGGCTGAGGAAATTACCGGTATTCTGAAGGAGGAGGCTATTGGTCAACGGTGCAGCGACGTATTTCATGCTTCGATTTGCGAAACAAGCTGTGCACTCAAAGAGACCCTCGAATCCGGGAAACCCGTAATCAACCGAACTGCCTTCATTATCGATGCTGAAGGAAACAGAGTCCCAATCAGTATTTCAGCAGCGGTCCTGAAGAACAAAAACGGGGACATCATTGGAGGTGTTGAAACGTTCCGCGACTTGAGCACAATTGAGGAACTCCGGCTGGAACTGGAGAAGAAATACTCCTTCCATGATATTATCAGCAAGAACAGCGAAATGCTTCGGATCTTTGATGTCCTGCCAAGCATCGCCGAGAGTGATAGCACAGTGCTTATCGAAGGCGAAACCGGTACCGGCAAAGAACTGATTGCCCGTGCCCTGCATGATTTATCACTTCGAAAAGACAATCCATTCGTTGCTGTCAACTGCGGTGCAATACCAGATACCCTTCTCGAATCGGAGCTCTTTGGCTACAAAGCGGGAGCCTTCACCGATGCCCGTCGAGATAAGCCGGGACGCTTTGCAAAAGCCGAAACCGGAACCATATTCCTCGACGAAATTGCTGATGTTTCCCCAGCCTTGCAGGTGCGTTTGTTGCGAGTTATTCAGGAAAGAACCTATGAGCCGCTGGGTGCTACAGAATCAGTTCCGGCGGATGTTCGCATTGTTGCCGCATCCAACAAGAACCTCGAGAACCTTGTCCAATCAGGAGAGTTCAGAGAAGATTTGTTCTATCGCATCAACGTAATTCTCATCACCTTGCCACCGCTCCGGAAACGCAAAGAAGATATTCCAATGTTGACTAATCATTTCATCCGGCGTCTCAGCAACCTCAGGAAAAAGCTCATCACGGACATCTCGCCCGACGCCCTGGCTGCTCTGGTAAGTCATAATTATCCAGGCAATATCAGAGAGCTTGAGAATATCATCGAACGTGCCTTTGTTCTCTGTCGAGGGACTACTATTGAGATTGACGATCTGCCCGACAAAATCAGCCATAGAGATGAAAGGGCTTCAGCAAAAATAAGCTCTATGGATGATATTGAGGCAGCATTCATAACCGAGGCACTCAAGAGAAACAACTGGAATAGGAAACAAACAGCCGAAGAACTTGGAATGCACAAAACGACGCTCTGGCGTAAAATGAAGAAACTGGGAATCTCCAACCCTGACTGA
- a CDS encoding ABC transporter ATP-binding protein gives MLKIDALDTGYGIKQVIYGLDFEILDNEIVSIIGPNGAGKSTLLKAICGLIPIWKGEIRFQGMLINNSVPYANVMRGITFAPQGGRVFQDLTVKENIEVGGFQLSKRALCNRFEYILDVFPPLKERLSQIAGSLSGGEQQMLSLARVLIPEPKLLMLDEPTLGLAPNYANLILDKIQEIMKGHSLSIIIVEQKVKDILEISDRVYSLKLGKKAFCGNSEELINDNTLIRKLFL, from the coding sequence ATGCTGAAAATTGATGCTTTAGATACTGGATACGGAATTAAACAAGTTATTTATGGATTAGATTTTGAAATTCTAGATAATGAGATCGTATCCATAATCGGCCCCAACGGTGCTGGAAAATCAACTCTTCTTAAAGCAATTTGTGGTTTGATTCCAATTTGGAAAGGCGAAATACGCTTTCAGGGAATGTTAATCAATAATTCTGTACCTTATGCAAATGTAATGCGTGGAATTACATTTGCTCCACAGGGAGGTCGCGTATTCCAGGATTTAACTGTTAAAGAAAATATTGAAGTAGGTGGTTTTCAGTTATCCAAACGTGCTTTATGTAATCGTTTTGAATATATTCTGGATGTATTTCCTCCTCTAAAGGAGCGATTATCGCAAATCGCCGGGTCGCTTTCCGGAGGGGAACAACAAATGCTATCTTTGGCTCGCGTCCTTATCCCGGAACCGAAATTGTTAATGCTTGATGAACCTACTTTGGGTCTTGCCCCTAATTATGCAAATCTTATACTTGATAAAATTCAAGAAATCATGAAAGGTCATTCTTTAAGCATAATCATAGTAGAACAAAAAGTAAAAGATATACTTGAGATTTCTGATCGCGTATATTCTTTAAAACTTGGTAAAAAAGCATTTTGTGGAAATTCGGAAGAATTAATAAACGATAATACTTTAATCAGAAAACTCTTTTTGTAG
- a CDS encoding ABC transporter ATP-binding protein — protein sequence MNEEILSMHNVSKSFNGINAINNISLSVKSSEIVGLIGPNGSGKTTLFNLISGFILPDSGEINYLKKSIVGTPSQNIAKAGITRTFQDLRLIRRLSIVDNVSMAFKNRLGNSLIKLFTKWSSIRKQEHSFRQEVTRLLEKAGLDKTIDEIADELSYGQQKLLTLISCLAANGNLLLLDEPISGVAKNLTNNILDIILQLPTEGKSVIVIEHNIDAIIQICDRVVFMDAGKVICEGTPNEVRNNPEVLKAYLNRV from the coding sequence ATGAACGAAGAAATCCTGTCAATGCATAATGTTAGTAAAAGCTTTAATGGTATAAATGCCATTAATAATATATCATTATCAGTGAAAAGTTCAGAAATCGTTGGTTTAATCGGCCCAAATGGTTCTGGTAAAACGACTCTTTTTAATCTAATTAGTGGTTTCATTTTACCGGACAGCGGAGAGATTAATTATCTTAAGAAAAGTATTGTAGGCACTCCATCACAAAATATAGCGAAAGCAGGAATTACAAGAACCTTTCAAGATTTGCGACTAATCCGTAGGTTAAGTATAGTTGATAATGTCTCCATGGCTTTTAAAAATAGACTTGGCAATAGCTTAATAAAATTGTTTACCAAATGGAGTAGTATTAGAAAACAAGAACATTCTTTTCGGCAGGAGGTAACACGATTGTTGGAAAAAGCTGGGCTTGACAAAACAATTGATGAAATTGCCGATGAGCTTTCATATGGGCAGCAAAAACTTTTGACCCTTATCTCTTGTCTTGCGGCAAATGGTAATCTATTACTATTGGATGAACCTATCTCAGGCGTTGCTAAAAATCTTACAAATAATATTTTGGATATAATTCTACAACTACCGACCGAAGGCAAATCGGTAATTGTAATTGAACATAATATAGATGCAATCATTCAAATATGTGATCGAGTTGTTTTTATGGATGCTGGTAAAGTAATCTGCGAAGGAACACCTAATGAAGTTCGTAATAATCCAGAAGTCTTAAAAGCATATTTAAACAGAGTTTGA
- a CDS encoding branched-chain amino acid ABC transporter permease, with protein MEYVIHILILYCIYLILGVSLNLITGYAGLITLAHAGYFGIGAYVIAILSTSTNMPAALNILIAVLFCIIVCVVVAIPTLRIRDDYFAIATFMLHIIIYNIFNNWISVTGGPMGITEIQNLSFGFVNLYSTFSYFVVIFVVCIISLAIMRRICLSPYGKVLKGIREDELLLRSFGINVNKYKISVFIVGSSFASLAGALYAYYVGFVSPPAFTFMESVYILAIIIIGGAGNFWSPILGALVMVLFPEIFRFIGLPNSIVANLRQILLGVAIILFLVYRPKGILGENIFAKTGKLE; from the coding sequence ATGGAATATGTAATTCACATATTGATTTTGTATTGCATCTATTTGATTCTTGGTGTTTCTCTGAATTTAATAACAGGCTATGCTGGATTAATTACTCTCGCACATGCAGGATATTTCGGAATTGGTGCATATGTAATAGCAATATTATCAACTAGTACTAATATGCCTGCGGCATTAAATATATTGATTGCTGTTCTCTTTTGCATAATAGTATGTGTTGTTGTTGCCATACCAACATTACGAATTAGGGATGACTATTTTGCAATTGCCACATTTATGCTTCACATTATTATCTACAATATTTTCAATAATTGGATATCAGTTACGGGTGGCCCTATGGGCATAACAGAAATACAGAACCTTTCATTTGGTTTTGTAAATCTATATTCTACATTCTCCTATTTTGTTGTTATTTTTGTGGTCTGTATAATTTCATTGGCAATAATGCGAAGAATCTGTTTATCACCATATGGAAAGGTATTGAAGGGTATCCGTGAGGACGAGTTACTCTTACGCTCATTCGGGATAAATGTTAATAAATATAAGATCTCTGTATTTATAGTAGGAAGTTCTTTTGCGTCCTTGGCAGGTGCTCTTTATGCTTATTACGTGGGATTTGTGTCACCTCCGGCTTTTACATTTATGGAGTCTGTATATATTTTAGCAATTATAATTATTGGAGGTGCGGGTAATTTTTGGAGCCCAATATTGGGCGCACTCGTAATGGTGTTATTTCCAGAGATTTTTCGGTTTATTGGATTGCCTAATTCCATAGTAGCAAACTTAAGGCAGATTTTACTGGGAGTTGCTATTATTCTATTTTTAGTTTACAGGCCGAAAGGGATTTTGGGTGAGAATATTTTTGCAAAAACTGGGAAATTGGAATGA
- a CDS encoding branched-chain amino acid ABC transporter permease, whose product MFEQVLMNSLNSIAIWILVAIGFGLIYNTTRFFNFAHCIIISSGAYFTYLIKEYFGFPLVASGIVAVFLSAVLGVLLYYLLYRRMIAKKTSPLILLLVSLGAFIILQNLVSIVFGNDILVIRESNVSTGHSILGAHITTLQLIIIALTCITYLFISVFLSYTKYGKAIKAVSCDIELAEISGISSHKIMLVTFAIGSAIGGLSGVLLGLDTDLVPWMGLQPMLIGVVIVIVSGSNRLHGIAIAASLFGIIQHFGVWKIGPQWQDTIIFAVFLVILILRPNGLFGKKSKKAAV is encoded by the coding sequence TTGTTTGAACAAGTATTAATGAATAGCCTTAATAGTATTGCCATATGGATATTGGTGGCAATAGGGTTTGGTTTAATTTATAATACTACTCGCTTTTTTAATTTCGCGCATTGCATTATAATTTCATCCGGGGCATATTTTACTTATTTGATTAAAGAATATTTTGGATTTCCACTTGTTGCATCAGGCATTGTGGCTGTATTTTTGAGTGCGGTATTAGGTGTATTATTATACTACCTATTATATAGGCGAATGATCGCTAAAAAGACGTCTCCCTTGATTTTGCTTTTAGTATCCCTGGGTGCTTTTATAATTCTACAGAATCTAGTATCAATTGTTTTTGGAAATGACATATTAGTGATACGAGAGAGTAATGTTTCCACGGGTCATAGCATTTTAGGAGCACACATCACAACATTACAATTAATCATCATTGCTTTGACTTGTATAACGTATTTATTTATCTCGGTTTTCCTGAGCTATACTAAGTATGGTAAAGCTATTAAGGCTGTCTCTTGTGATATTGAGCTTGCCGAGATTTCCGGAATTAGTTCACATAAGATAATGCTTGTTACTTTTGCCATTGGGTCTGCTATTGGCGGACTATCCGGAGTACTTCTTGGCTTAGATACTGATTTGGTCCCCTGGATGGGACTACAACCAATGCTTATAGGCGTTGTTATTGTCATTGTAAGCGGATCGAATAGATTACATGGAATTGCGATTGCAGCTTCATTGTTTGGAATTATCCAACATTTCGGTGTTTGGAAAATTGGACCTCAGTGGCAGGATACTATTATTTTCGCAGTCTTCTTAGTGATTCTTATATTAAGACCAAATGGTTTGTTTGGTAAGAAAAGTAAGAAAGCGGCGGTATAG
- a CDS encoding B12-binding domain-containing radical SAM protein, which translates to MTSIQVDLVSVPANFGHGANDGAYYPCGILSIGTFLKKLFPESNIRIIDLHHDQDYVPSAEIVGIAASSTLNYSNVLEIAQKAKNNNSIVVLGGPHATHLANQILLKRNGLIDYVIRGKGEIPFGELIKAIQRNSGFEEIPNLSWISDNGTPIHNPVSLHQWEYDAFVPFDFSLLNTDISDYTHIFNKNINSDIDTAFVVFTHFGCKYQNIMKRRHGNNSCISGWCSFCSLNDNSYSRSGTDIVNDIKYLISYHNIPFGSRILLKCYGDNVGYHKQMLDDLYSALHCNELLSNYRIEWTFYVQSSHMTEDLAIKLQKVGGKNIFIGFDSADDKIQKYNGLGSTLKSHKKAANICKDFDFKLQAAFMLGCAGETLDSLGKNIRFAEELSEMRILERINTAIVVIMPGAPNYSLLCSKENWIMELDELPTEKLQWYWVKHFCPELGNSPTQGLDVLRKVANRLDCLSPGPHSSMGYISNRMIKSEES; encoded by the coding sequence ATGACAAGTATACAAGTTGATCTAGTATCCGTTCCTGCTAATTTTGGACATGGTGCAAATGATGGCGCATATTATCCCTGTGGAATACTTTCAATTGGGACTTTTCTCAAGAAATTATTTCCTGAATCAAATATTAGGATTATAGACCTTCATCATGATCAGGATTATGTACCTTCCGCTGAGATTGTGGGAATTGCTGCAAGCAGTACACTCAATTATTCAAATGTTTTAGAGATTGCTCAAAAGGCCAAAAACAATAATAGCATTGTTGTGCTTGGTGGTCCTCACGCTACACATCTGGCAAATCAAATATTGCTAAAGAGAAATGGCCTTATTGACTATGTTATACGTGGAAAGGGTGAAATACCTTTTGGAGAATTAATCAAAGCAATCCAAAGAAATAGTGGTTTTGAAGAGATTCCAAATCTTAGTTGGATATCTGATAACGGAACACCTATCCATAATCCCGTTTCTTTACATCAATGGGAATATGATGCATTTGTACCATTTGATTTTTCATTATTAAACACAGACATTAGCGATTATACTCACATATTCAATAAAAACATTAACTCAGATATCGATACAGCGTTTGTAGTTTTTACTCATTTTGGATGCAAGTATCAAAATATCATGAAACGTCGCCATGGTAATAATAGTTGCATATCAGGCTGGTGTAGTTTTTGTTCATTAAATGACAATTCGTATTCGCGTAGCGGCACTGACATTGTAAATGATATTAAGTATTTGATTAGCTATCACAATATTCCTTTTGGTTCCAGAATATTATTGAAATGCTATGGTGACAACGTAGGTTATCATAAGCAAATGCTTGATGATTTATATAGTGCTCTGCATTGTAATGAACTGTTGAGTAATTACAGAATAGAATGGACCTTTTACGTTCAAAGCAGTCATATGACAGAGGATTTGGCAATAAAACTGCAAAAAGTGGGTGGCAAAAATATTTTTATAGGATTTGATTCTGCTGATGACAAAATTCAAAAATATAATGGTCTTGGTTCAACTCTAAAATCTCATAAAAAGGCAGCAAATATATGTAAGGATTTCGACTTCAAATTACAGGCCGCATTTATGCTTGGGTGTGCTGGTGAGACATTAGACTCATTGGGAAAAAATATCAGGTTTGCTGAAGAACTAAGTGAAATGCGTATTCTTGAAAGAATAAATACTGCTATTGTCGTTATTATGCCCGGGGCACCTAACTATTCACTACTTTGTTCTAAAGAAAACTGGATTATGGAATTAGATGAACTTCCGACAGAAAAACTGCAATGGTATTGGGTAAAACATTTCTGCCCTGAGCTTGGCAATTCTCCTACCCAGGGACTAGATGTTCTTCGAAAAGTGGCAAATAGATTAGATTGCCTTAGCCCCGGCCCTCATTCAAGTATGGGGTATATAAGTAACCGAATGATTAAATCTGAGGAGTCGTAA
- a CDS encoding ABC transporter substrate-binding protein encodes MKSTWITLTVIILSTCLMLGCSSDKSDSYKVGIILSLTDRGATYGERSLRGIQLATDQLNATENFKDKPIELIIEDSESSGSGALTALRKLVSIDRVNVVIGMVLSDEVLTCAPFANKTKTIIFTPGAGSTKIREAGDYIFRNRESATLQAEIIAKACIEQYNFKEVAILHANAANGISYRDSFKKAIEDLNGKVAKIVGYNENKTDFRAEIEQLRESNAKAVYLAGHDTEMGMILKQSREVGYAPQYFASAGAVSKKLLEISKEAAEGMICATAPFNIESDEINVKGFVEAYTNKYGSAPDWIAANSYDAVKIIAGILTSGAETSDKIKDALYSVQQYNGVGGITTFDSYGDVVKPVDLVIITEGVFVRMGDN; translated from the coding sequence ATGAAAAGTACTTGGATTACATTAACAGTAATTATTTTGTCAACCTGTTTAATGTTGGGTTGTTCAAGCGATAAATCTGATTCTTATAAAGTAGGGATCATATTGTCACTAACAGACCGTGGGGCAACATATGGTGAACGATCTCTGCGAGGAATACAACTCGCCACAGACCAGTTGAACGCCACAGAAAATTTTAAAGATAAGCCTATTGAATTGATTATTGAAGATTCAGAATCATCGGGTAGCGGTGCATTGACAGCTTTACGCAAGCTAGTTTCTATAGATAGGGTAAATGTGGTCATAGGTATGGTCCTTAGCGATGAGGTATTAACTTGTGCACCTTTTGCCAATAAAACAAAAACAATTATTTTTACCCCTGGCGCAGGAAGCACCAAAATAAGAGAAGCGGGAGATTACATATTCAGAAATAGAGAAAGCGCTACTCTCCAAGCAGAGATAATAGCCAAAGCGTGTATAGAACAATACAATTTCAAAGAAGTAGCTATATTGCATGCAAATGCAGCAAATGGTATTTCGTATCGTGATAGCTTTAAGAAAGCGATTGAGGACCTGAATGGCAAGGTTGCCAAAATCGTCGGGTATAATGAAAACAAGACTGATTTTCGTGCGGAAATAGAGCAATTGCGAGAATCAAATGCAAAGGCGGTATATCTTGCTGGTCATGATACTGAAATGGGCATGATATTGAAGCAATCCCGCGAGGTGGGGTATGCGCCCCAGTATTTTGCTAGTGCCGGAGCTGTCAGTAAGAAATTACTTGAAATATCAAAAGAAGCAGCCGAAGGTATGATCTGTGCAACTGCACCATTTAATATTGAATCGGATGAAATAAACGTTAAGGGGTTTGTAGAAGCCTATACTAATAAATACGGGTCTGCTCCAGATTGGATCGCCGCAAACTCTTATGATGCCGTTAAGATCATAGCAGGTATTCTTACAAGCGGGGCAGAAACTTCGGATAAAATCAAGGATGCTTTATACTCAGTACAGCAATATAATGGTGTTGGAGGAATAACAACATTTGATTCTTATGGTGACGTTGTAAAACCTGTAGACCTTGTCATTATCACAGAAGGAGTATTTGTGAGGATGGGGGATAATTAA
- a CDS encoding helix-turn-helix domain-containing protein has protein sequence MVSKNIPQKIKKLRKRLNLTQEQFAFKIGVTFSTVNRWENNRGRPSPLAMRRIDELIEEHKR, from the coding sequence ATGGTTTCCAAAAATATACCTCAAAAAATAAAAAAATTAAGAAAAAGACTCAACCTAACCCAAGAGCAATTCGCCTTTAAGATCGGTGTCACATTTTCAACTGTAAATCGTTGGGAAAATAACCGAGGGCGGCCCTCTCCATTGGCTATGCGACGAATTGATGAATTAATTGAGGAACACAAAAGGTAG